The following coding sequences are from one Calditrichota bacterium window:
- a CDS encoding tetratricopeptide repeat protein produces the protein MQKKFFCALVSFLFSLMIVLSLQAQDPQLQRQYDQKVAKAKQIRDQMNQEGISKAQYDDLKVEFDKLNAEIKSLREKLMSQADVKKQKNIAKQAYNNGNAFLKQGDAGKALVAYDKAIKYDPEYVQAYYGKGVALVKLRRYNEALAAYNKAVETNPLYSHAWLALAKLYRNMDRFDEALTACLQAIDADSSSSKNYYELGFIYNKRKEYQKAADAFARVTEISPKNYRAYNAMGVALDKIGKTDEAIASFKKAAEIKSNYYEAYYRMASLFNKLGRHKEALQAAKSCLKYKRNYAPAAFEAGWALEKIGNFGEAVKFYRIAAKSRNWRKSAQYQIDMIKRKQGK, from the coding sequence ATGCAGAAAAAATTTTTCTGTGCGCTGGTCAGTTTTCTCTTCTCTCTGATGATTGTTTTATCTCTGCAAGCTCAGGACCCACAACTCCAGCGACAGTACGACCAAAAAGTCGCAAAAGCGAAACAAATTCGCGATCAAATGAATCAGGAGGGCATCAGCAAAGCCCAATACGATGATTTGAAAGTGGAATTTGATAAGCTGAATGCAGAGATAAAATCATTGCGCGAAAAACTTATGTCCCAGGCGGATGTCAAAAAGCAAAAAAATATTGCTAAACAGGCCTACAACAACGGGAACGCTTTTCTGAAACAAGGCGATGCCGGAAAAGCCCTTGTCGCCTATGATAAAGCCATCAAATATGATCCGGAATATGTGCAAGCATATTACGGAAAAGGAGTGGCATTGGTAAAATTGCGGCGCTACAATGAGGCTTTGGCCGCCTATAATAAGGCCGTCGAAACCAACCCGCTTTATTCCCACGCCTGGTTAGCACTGGCAAAATTATATCGCAATATGGATCGGTTCGACGAGGCATTGACCGCGTGCCTTCAAGCGATTGACGCGGATTCTTCTTCGTCAAAAAATTATTACGAACTGGGATTTATTTATAACAAACGCAAAGAATACCAGAAAGCAGCGGACGCCTTTGCCCGGGTCACAGAAATCAGCCCGAAAAATTATCGCGCTTACAATGCCATGGGCGTCGCTCTTGACAAAATCGGCAAAACCGATGAAGCAATAGCCTCGTTTAAAAAAGCAGCCGAGATCAAATCCAATTACTACGAAGCCTATTATCGCATGGCTTCTTTGTTTAACAAATTGGGACGCCACAAAGAAGCGCTGCAAGCCGCCAAAAGCTGTCTAAAGTACAAGAGAAACTATGCGCCTGCTGCCTTTGAAGCCGGTTGGGCTCTTGAAAAAATTGGCAATTTCGGCGAAGCGGTTAAATTTTATCGAATCGCCG